In Eucalyptus grandis isolate ANBG69807.140 chromosome 4, ASM1654582v1, whole genome shotgun sequence, the following proteins share a genomic window:
- the LOC104442515 gene encoding uncharacterized protein LOC104442515, with product MEDKIGCVVEGGRVVDGNGKSTKLDKKTRKKKDFKTGILEHHARRYVALRLMYFGQRFYGFASEAQLDPTVETPNSFRSESHHTDFGVMQSEIFKAFEKTKLLVGDKKKSQYSRCGRTERSFIFWTSKFKNCYSTSKFLDGSDTLKLRRDTNVIVLVVIILHQLDVKNAFLHGDLAEEVYMEQLPGFIAQGENVVDHSVFSSVSSTGCILLVVYMDDIIITGSDSSVSYSHASINLSQRKYVPDILGEVGFLGVKPVDTPMNPNMKLDAEHGELLHHSAKYRRFSCMSREYKYFFWRDNLDIGAMESAGQKFVGDHDFRNICKMDAFNVHNYKLHIRSFELSSCDKRLESNELWCFKIKGSAFLWHQVRCMVAWMFMVGQGLESPDVRNIRCFAIFCLGYHKLNVGNG from the exons ATGGAAGACAAGATTGGTTGTGTCGTAGAGGGAGGCAGAGTGGTCGATGGGAATGGCAAATCAACGAAGCTGGACAAGAAGACTAGGAAGAAAAAAG ATTTCAAAACAGGAATTCTCGAACACCATGCAAGGCGATATGTTGCTCTAAGATTGATGTATTTTGGGCAAAG GTTTTATGGTTTTGCCTCTGAAGCACAATTGGATCCAACTGTCGAG ACACCTAATTCATTTCGATCCGAATCCCATCATACTGATTTTGGTGTCATGCAGTCTGAAATTTTTAAAGCTTTTGAGAAGACTAAGCTTTTAGTTGGTGACAAGAAAAAGTCACAGTACTCAAGATGTGGCAGAACAGAAAGGAGCTTCATCTTTTGGACAAGTAAGTTCAAAAACTGCTACTCCACTTCTAAGTTTCTTGATGGATCG GATACTCTCAAACTCAGAAGGGATACAAATGTTATTGTCCTAGTCGTCATC ATCCTTCATCAATTGGATGTGAAAAATGCCTTTTTACATGGTGATTTGGCTGAGGAGGTCTACATGGAGCAACTACCTGGGTTTATTGCTCAGGGGGAGAATGTG GTAGATCATTCAGTTTTTAGCTCCGTGTCTTCAACTGGCTGTATCCTTTTAGTTGTATATATGGATGATATCATCATTACTGGCAGTGATTCAAgtg TATCTTATTCACATGCTAGTATCAATTTATCGCAACGAAAGTATGTACCGGACATCCTTGGTGAGGTTGGATTTCTTGGAGTAAAGCCAGTCGATACCCCTATGAATCCCAATATGAAACTTGATGCAGAACATGGAGAATTACTACATCATTCAGCAAAGTATCGAAG GTTCAGCTGTATGAGCAGGGAgtacaaatatttcttttggagagATAATTTGGATATTGGG GCAATGGAGAGTGCAGGCCAAAAGTTTGTTGGGGATCATGATTTCAGAAATATTTGTAAGATGGATGCATTTAATGTCCACAACTACAAGCTTCATATAAGATCCTTTGAACTCTCTTCTTGTGATAAGAG GTTGGAAAGTAATGAACTGTGGTGTTTCAAAATTAAGGGCAGTGCATTTTTGTGGCACCAAGTTCGTTGCATGGTTGCTTGGATGTTTATGGTTGGCCAAGGTCTTGAATCTCCTGATGTACGTAATATAAGATGCTTCGCCATTTTCTGTCTTGGTTACCATAAGTTGAACGTAGGAAATGGGTGA